In the Haloferula helveola genome, one interval contains:
- a CDS encoding DUF1080 domain-containing protein, which yields MKFLIPIIALTAAALAEEAPMKFVPIFDGKTLDGWKGDGYVVEDGAIVCTPKGRNLVSDKIYANYVLDFQFKLPPGGNNGIGIHYPGQGDAAYTGMELQVLDNTAEKYKGKLKPYQFHGSIYTMVPAKQGFLKPVGEWNQQRITVHGPHVRVELNGTVITEANLDELNKKFPKHEGAKRRAGHIAMCGHGDKVAFRGFKICELPPAANIDGVKSAGFTQIFDGKTLKGWKAPAGAEGHWNPVNGILKYDGRSKDLWSEKSYKDFTVVFDWRWGAPGKMMDRPIIGPDGKETGEKVKVQELDSGVYLRGSSKSQVNLWNWPVGSGEVYGYRTDGKQPAEVRAGVTPTAKADKPVGEWNRMMITVKGEKLTVVLNGQTVIEDALLPGMKPEGPIALQHHGSQIDFANIWIKEL from the coding sequence ATGAAATTCCTGATCCCGATCATCGCGCTCACCGCCGCCGCCCTGGCGGAGGAAGCCCCCATGAAGTTCGTCCCGATCTTCGACGGCAAAACCCTGGATGGCTGGAAGGGCGACGGCTACGTCGTCGAGGACGGCGCCATCGTCTGCACACCGAAAGGCCGCAACCTGGTGTCCGACAAGATCTACGCCAACTACGTCCTCGACTTCCAATTCAAGCTGCCGCCCGGAGGCAACAACGGCATCGGCATCCACTACCCCGGCCAGGGCGATGCCGCCTACACCGGGATGGAACTCCAGGTCCTCGACAACACCGCGGAGAAGTACAAAGGCAAGCTCAAGCCCTACCAGTTCCACGGATCGATCTACACCATGGTCCCGGCCAAGCAGGGCTTCCTCAAGCCGGTCGGCGAGTGGAACCAGCAGAGGATCACCGTCCATGGCCCGCACGTGCGTGTGGAACTGAACGGCACCGTGATCACCGAGGCGAATCTCGACGAACTGAACAAGAAGTTTCCGAAGCACGAGGGCGCCAAGCGCCGCGCAGGCCACATCGCGATGTGCGGCCACGGCGACAAGGTCGCGTTCCGCGGATTCAAGATCTGCGAACTCCCGCCCGCGGCGAATATCGACGGGGTAAAGTCCGCCGGCTTCACCCAGATCTTCGACGGCAAGACGCTCAAGGGCTGGAAGGCCCCGGCAGGCGCCGAGGGCCACTGGAATCCGGTCAACGGCATCCTGAAGTACGACGGCCGCAGTAAAGACCTCTGGAGCGAGAAATCCTACAAGGACTTCACCGTGGTCTTCGACTGGCGCTGGGGCGCACCCGGCAAGATGATGGATCGCCCGATCATCGGACCGGACGGCAAGGAGACCGGCGAGAAGGTCAAGGTGCAGGAGCTCGACAGCGGCGTCTACCTGCGTGGCAGTTCGAAGAGCCAGGTCAACCTGTGGAACTGGCCGGTCGGATCCGGCGAGGTTTACGGCTACCGGACGGACGGCAAGCAACCTGCCGAAGTGCGCGCCGGCGTCACTCCGACGGCGAAGGCCGATAAGCCCGTGGGCGAATGGAACCGCATGATGATCACGGTGAAGGGAGAGAAGCTCACCGTCGTTCTCAACGGCCAGACGGTGATCGAGGACGCCTTGCTTCCCGGAATGAAGCCGGAAGGACCGATCGCCCTCCAGCATCACGGATCCCAGATCGACTTCGCGAACATCTGGATCAAGGAACTCTGA
- a CDS encoding Gfo/Idh/MocA family oxidoreductase yields MTKPIRVLCVGAGHMGRSHALAYHNIPEFEIAGICTRSAGSREKLNTELGGGYELFDDFYKALEATKPDAVSISTYPDTHAPYAKAAFEAGCDVFIEKPLADTVAEAEEIVATAKKTGRKLVIGYILRHHPSWQKFIEMSHDLGKPLVMRMNLNQQSSGDNWETHKNLMASISPIVDCGVHYVDVMCQMTRSKPVRVSGLGARLSDELPEGKINYGHLQVTFEDGSVGWYEAGWGPMMSETAFFVKDVVGPKGCVTIEAREAAGEGASADVDAHTKTNTLRRHFSELDANNRFVKQDEWTETGDEPDHDELCRREQDYFLKAIVEDVDLTDHMDDAINSMKIVDAADRSFRTGQTIEL; encoded by the coding sequence ATGACCAAACCAATCCGAGTCCTCTGCGTCGGAGCCGGCCACATGGGCCGCTCGCACGCCCTCGCCTACCACAACATCCCGGAGTTCGAGATTGCCGGCATCTGCACCCGTTCGGCCGGATCCCGTGAGAAGCTGAATACCGAGCTCGGCGGCGGCTACGAGCTCTTCGATGACTTCTACAAGGCGCTCGAGGCGACCAAGCCGGACGCGGTTTCGATCTCGACCTATCCCGACACCCACGCTCCCTACGCCAAAGCCGCTTTCGAAGCCGGCTGCGATGTCTTCATCGAGAAGCCGCTCGCGGATACCGTCGCGGAAGCCGAGGAGATCGTGGCGACGGCCAAGAAGACCGGCCGCAAGCTGGTCATCGGCTACATCCTCCGCCACCACCCGTCGTGGCAGAAGTTCATCGAGATGTCCCACGACCTCGGCAAGCCACTGGTGATGCGGATGAACCTCAACCAGCAGTCGTCCGGCGACAACTGGGAGACCCACAAGAACCTGATGGCGTCGATCTCGCCGATCGTCGATTGCGGTGTGCACTACGTCGACGTGATGTGCCAGATGACCCGCTCGAAGCCGGTCCGCGTGTCCGGCCTCGGCGCGCGACTCAGCGACGAACTGCCGGAGGGCAAGATCAACTACGGTCACCTGCAGGTGACCTTCGAGGACGGCTCGGTCGGTTGGTATGAAGCCGGCTGGGGTCCGATGATGTCGGAGACCGCCTTCTTCGTGAAGGATGTGGTCGGCCCGAAAGGCTGCGTCACCATCGAGGCGCGCGAAGCCGCGGGCGAGGGCGCGTCGGCCGACGTCGACGCCCACACCAAGACCAACACCTTGCGGCGCCACTTCTCGGAACTCGACGCCAACAACCGGTTCGTGAAGCAGGACGAGTGGACCGAGACCGGGGATGAACCGGATCACGACGAACTCTGCCGTCGCGAACAGGACTACTTCCTGAAGGCGATCGTCGAGGACGTCGACCTCACCGACCACATGGACGACGCGATCAACTCGATGAAGATCGTTGATGCCGCCGACCGTAGTTTCCGCACCGGACAAACCATCGAACTCTGA
- a CDS encoding right-handed parallel beta-helix repeat-containing protein produces the protein MISNPTRILPILCLLAVAVFSPARADTLRWNVQSEFGITAKGVGQAISKAKKHFGQKPDDTIVLEFDAGTYQLDGKDSDFGTIDLSGVEPGPNGRLVFQGAGMDKTVLVFSDNVHAIAGRKVFRVTMADMHMTRRNYTVSQGTVVESARGRLVLDIQNGFPTPADIFNPQSDQGRYVREYVNSKTDPQLVVENNPQYAWREAVPLGGQRWQLNLVKRNAVPHYAKGALLGIKSKHGGQTYWLMGGSDFIFKSVKWTHKTRGVFRGGFDRIQVLDCVTDRAAPINGQTPCLAAPGGGPQIGQPWDPPTTGNVVKDCRFIASGDDAVAFFHAKGEISGCYIQDAFARGILASNSPEAVIENNSLVRCPLQRSKDHKLRGKLSDMIPEKPGS, from the coding sequence ATGATTTCCAATCCCACACGTATTCTCCCGATCCTCTGTCTGCTTGCAGTGGCTGTCTTCTCACCCGCCCGGGCCGACACCCTGCGCTGGAACGTCCAGTCGGAGTTCGGCATCACCGCCAAAGGAGTCGGACAGGCCATCTCGAAGGCGAAGAAGCACTTCGGCCAGAAGCCGGATGATACCATTGTCCTTGAGTTCGACGCGGGCACCTACCAACTCGACGGCAAGGACTCCGACTTCGGAACGATCGACCTGAGCGGAGTCGAGCCCGGCCCGAACGGTCGGCTCGTTTTCCAAGGTGCGGGGATGGACAAGACGGTGCTGGTCTTCAGCGACAACGTCCACGCGATCGCCGGACGCAAGGTCTTCCGCGTGACGATGGCCGACATGCACATGACGCGGCGCAATTACACGGTCAGCCAAGGGACCGTGGTCGAGTCGGCGAGGGGCAGACTGGTTCTGGACATCCAGAACGGCTTTCCCACCCCGGCCGACATCTTCAACCCGCAGAGCGACCAAGGGCGCTACGTCCGTGAGTACGTCAACAGCAAGACCGATCCTCAACTGGTGGTAGAGAACAACCCGCAGTATGCGTGGCGCGAGGCCGTGCCACTGGGCGGACAGCGTTGGCAGCTCAACCTCGTGAAGAGGAATGCCGTGCCCCACTATGCGAAAGGCGCGCTGCTCGGCATCAAGTCCAAGCACGGTGGCCAGACTTATTGGCTGATGGGAGGGTCCGACTTCATCTTCAAATCAGTCAAATGGACCCACAAGACGCGCGGCGTCTTTCGGGGCGGGTTCGACAGGATCCAGGTCCTCGACTGCGTGACGGATCGCGCGGCTCCCATCAACGGGCAAACCCCTTGTCTTGCCGCCCCGGGTGGCGGGCCGCAGATCGGACAACCGTGGGACCCGCCAACTACCGGCAACGTGGTGAAGGATTGCCGTTTCATCGCATCAGGCGACGACGCCGTCGCGTTCTTCCACGCCAAGGGCGAGATCTCCGGCTGCTACATTCAGGACGCGTTCGCCCGTGGCATCCTCGCCTCGAACAGCCCGGAGGCGGTCATTGAGAACAACTCCCTCGTCCGCTGCCCGCTCCAGCGCAGCAAGGACCACAAGCTTCGCGGCAAGCTGTCCGACATGATTCCGGAGAAACCCGGCAGCTGA
- a CDS encoding VCBS repeat-containing protein: MKLRRCWLATFLLATIEPSFAAETWKDFAGKPGPGGWRCHVIQPDPKDHGPDGINFHDWDGDGDIDVFANYEEGKYSRLYLNPGKEKARGLWEDSIEFRHGPCEDSGIGDLDNDGDIDYVANGGIIYFNPGPETLHDADTWPRITLFREEQRVPVVADVDGDGLNDLIVGGRSWFKQPETGKHGAEHWIRYELGEAKWPMNCLPRDVDKDGDTDIVVADRRKEIFWYANPGKERVTSKWPRKPLHPHGPMFVAMGDIDGDGREDMAIAGGAEGKDPWKLKLTVLLRTNDSGDPTYHEIRIDQPCGNFPKGVGLLDLDGDPKTLEIVVLPKQGDLWTASFSGDPKDAANWKAAPLPTPGSETRKKMDNVYLADLDGDGDLDITTTEENGGWGVIWFENPAEARK; encoded by the coding sequence ATGAAACTCCGCCGCTGCTGGTTGGCGACCTTCCTGCTCGCCACCATCGAGCCTTCTTTCGCCGCCGAAACGTGGAAAGACTTCGCGGGCAAGCCGGGACCGGGCGGCTGGCGTTGCCACGTGATCCAGCCCGACCCGAAGGACCACGGACCGGACGGGATCAACTTCCATGATTGGGACGGCGACGGAGACATCGATGTCTTCGCCAACTACGAGGAAGGAAAATACAGCCGCCTTTACCTCAACCCGGGAAAGGAGAAGGCGCGTGGTCTCTGGGAGGACTCCATCGAGTTCCGTCACGGCCCGTGCGAGGACTCGGGCATCGGGGATCTCGATAACGACGGCGACATCGACTACGTCGCGAACGGCGGAATCATCTACTTCAACCCGGGCCCGGAAACACTCCACGATGCGGACACTTGGCCGCGGATCACGCTTTTCCGGGAAGAGCAGCGCGTGCCCGTCGTGGCCGATGTCGACGGCGACGGGCTCAATGACCTGATCGTCGGCGGACGTTCCTGGTTCAAGCAGCCGGAGACCGGGAAGCACGGGGCCGAACACTGGATCCGCTACGAGCTGGGTGAGGCGAAGTGGCCGATGAACTGCCTGCCGCGTGACGTCGACAAGGACGGCGACACCGACATCGTCGTGGCGGACCGCCGCAAGGAGATCTTCTGGTATGCGAACCCGGGGAAGGAGCGCGTGACATCAAAGTGGCCGCGCAAGCCGCTCCATCCCCACGGTCCGATGTTCGTCGCCATGGGGGACATCGACGGCGACGGCCGTGAGGACATGGCGATCGCCGGCGGAGCCGAAGGCAAGGACCCGTGGAAACTCAAACTGACCGTACTGCTCCGCACCAACGATTCCGGCGATCCGACCTACCATGAGATCCGCATCGACCAGCCCTGCGGCAATTTCCCGAAGGGCGTCGGTCTGCTCGATCTCGACGGCGATCCGAAAACCCTCGAGATCGTCGTCCTGCCGAAGCAAGGCGACCTGTGGACCGCCTCCTTCAGCGGCGACCCGAAGGACGCGGCGAACTGGAAGGCTGCGCCGCTCCCCACTCCGGGCTCCGAAACCCGCAAGAAGATGGACAACGTTTACCTCGCCGACCTCGACGGCGACGGAGATCTCGACATCACGACGACCGAAGAGAATGGCGGCTGGGGCGTGATCTGGTTCGAGAATCCGGCCGAAGCTCGAAAGTAG